A single Populus alba chromosome 7, ASM523922v2, whole genome shotgun sequence DNA region contains:
- the LOC118063188 gene encoding probable xyloglucan endotransglucosylase/hydrolase protein 6, whose product MIMTMFLQSLSLRKASVFLFFYFLAFALHVSARPATFLQDFRVTWSDSHIKQIDGGRAIQLVLDQYAGCGFASKAKYLFGRVSMRIKLIPGDSAGTVTAFYMNSDTDAVRDELDFEFLGNRTGQPYTVQTNIFAHGKGDREQRVNLWFDPAADFHLYTIFWNHQHIVFYVDDVPIRVYRNHEAKGIPFPKLQPMGVYSTLWEADDWATRGGLEKIEWSKAPFYAYYKDFDIEGCPVPGPATCASNRGNWWEGATYQALNAMEARKYRWVRMNHMIYDYCTDKSRYPTTPPECVAGI is encoded by the exons ATGATCATGACCATGTTTCTTCAATCTCTCTCCCTGAGAAAGGCTagtgtctttcttttcttctacttCCTTGCATTTGCTCTCCACGTCTCTGCTCGACCGGCAACTTTTCTTCAAGACTTTAGAGTCACATGGTCCGATTCCCATATCAAGCAAATCGATGGAGGGAGGGCTATCCAACTCGTTCTAGACCAATATGCAG GATGTGGGTTTGCATCCAAGGCCAAGTACTTGTTCGGCCGTGTTAGCATGAGGATCAAGCTCATCCCTGGAGACTCTGCCGGGACTGTCACTGCCTTTTAT aTGAATTCGGACACCGATGCCGTTCGAGACGagcttgattttgaatttctgGGGAATAGGACAGGGCAGCCTTACACGGTTCAAACAAATATCTTTGCTCATGGAAAGGGTGATAGAGAACAGAGAGTTAACCTGTGGTTTGATCCTGCTGCAGACTTCCACCTCTACACAATTTTCTGGAACCATCAACATATTGT GTTCTACGTAGATGATGTGCCTATCAGGGTTTACAGGAACCATGAGGCGAAAGGAATTCCATTTCCAAAGCTCCAGCCTATGGGGGTATATTCAACACTGTGGGAGGCCGACGATTGGGCAACAAGAGGTGGCCTAGAAAAGATTGAATGGAGCAAAGCCCCTTTCTATGCATACTACAAGGACTTCGACATCGAGGGATGTCCGGTTCCAGGACCAGCAACCTGTGCTTCAAATCGTGGAAACTGGTGGGAGGGTGCTACTTACCAAGCCCTCAACGCCATGGAAGCTAGGAAATATAGATGGGTCCGTATGAACCACATGATTTATGACTACTGTACCGACAAATCCCGTTATCCGACTACACCACCAGAGTGCGTTGCCGGTATCTAG